In Myxocyprinus asiaticus isolate MX2 ecotype Aquarium Trade chromosome 8, UBuf_Myxa_2, whole genome shotgun sequence, a single genomic region encodes these proteins:
- the LOC127445379 gene encoding docking protein 2-like isoform X2 produces the protein MAAFCVETEDKRLVFAAEKESCGEWVKLICNIAFQKHSNSGTHWAPRMEDNQIYMSREQLCKFKVVVLQTEASVGCGLKGQYWLQADEDMLVLQDLETKKTVLEWPYKLLRRYGRDKMLFSIEAGRRCESGPGTFIFETRQSEEILRLTESAICQKKSLTVTGGRNSPHSPRSRSPRSPLPKCPESFTVLDAESNNSPDRESVYSNQAETLVTNIHALSNPVNMEPTNPIGLTESLYVKSADSLSSSKSTHSVPVGSANLIEPVYSNPADLIAGHESVYAQPADAIVSYHTVKLDQSGLQSGIPSYHESEPVYSDPADVIRFCPKPNSCVHVSQPPTFNNHKQQEPVYSEVYNVTQNSSKKLAQNIEEPVYSVPEFVTSRKAVQENEDDNSEQNKMPEEITAIYSKVMKPPKTTQPLQEKKQRQTPEIVCEDLGMI, from the exons ATGGCTGCCTTTTGTGTGGAGACAGAAGACAAGAGGCTGGTGTTTGCAGCAGAGAAGGAAAGCTGTGGAGAATGGGTGAAGTTAATATGTAACATTGCCTTTCAG AAACACAGTAATAGTGGCACACACTGGGCCCCTCGCATGGAGGACAATCAGATCTACATGTCCAGAGAACAAC TGTGCAAGTTCAAAGTGGTTGTGTTGCAGACTGAGGCATCAGTTGGTTGTGGCCTGAAAGGACAGTACTGGCTGCAAGCTGATGAGGACATGTTGGTGCTTCAAGATCTGGAGACCAAGAAGacagttttggagtggccatatAAGCTGCTACGCCGCTATGGACGAGATAAG ATGCTGTTTTCAATAGAGGCTGGAAGACGCTGCGAGTCAGGCCCAGGAACCTTTATTTTTGAGACCAGGCAGAGTGAAGAGATACTCCGTCTTACTGAGTCAGCCATTTGCCAAAAGAAGAGCCTCACTGTTACTGGAGGCAGGAACTCACCACATTCTCCACGTTCTCGTTCTCCTCGCTCACCCTTGCCCAAATGCCCTGAAAGCTTCACTGTGCTAGATGCTGAGAGCAATAACAGCCCTGATCGCGAGAGTGTGTACTCTAATCAAGCTGAGACTCTTGTTACAAACATTCATGCTTTGTCAAATCCTGTAAATATGGAACCTACAAATCCAATTGGCTTAACTGAATCTTTGTATGTAAAATCTGCAGATTCTTTAAGCTCCTCTAAAAGCACACACTCAGTTCCTGTTGGCAGCGCTAACTTGATTGAGCCTGTGTATTCAAATCCTGCTGATTTAATTGCCGGACATGAATCTGTGTATGCACAGCCAGCAGATGCCATCGTATCCTATCATACTGTAAAGCTAGACCAATCTGGGCTACAGTCTGGCATTCCGTCTTATCATGAATCAGAACCAGTGTATTCTGACCCTGCTGATGTTATCCGCTTCTGCCCTAAACCTAACAGTTGTGTCCATGTCAGCCAACCTCCAACCTTCAACAATCACAAGCAACAAGAGCCTGTGTACTCTGAGGTGTATAATGTCACACAAAACTCAAGTAAAAAACTAGCCCAAAACATTGAGGAGCCGGTTTATAGTGTACCGGAGTTTGTTACATCCCGAAAAGCTGTTCAGGAAAACGAAGATGATAACtctgaacaaaacaaaatgccTGAGGAGATCACAGCCATCTACAGCAAAGTTATGAAACCACCAAAAACTACTCAACCTctgcaagaaaaaaaacaaagacaaacaccAGAGATTGTCTGTGAGGACCTTGGAATGATTTAG
- the LOC127445379 gene encoding docking protein 2-like isoform X1: MDTHGKQGDVYLQHQRCGEKWKRYWLALHPASRHGVARLELSEAAKERSAVVVRRHPERKVVRLDDCVTVVKLPPHAEACPGENMAAFCVETEDKRLVFAAEKESCGEWVKLICNIAFQKHSNSGTHWAPRMEDNQIYMSREQLCKFKVVVLQTEASVGCGLKGQYWLQADEDMLVLQDLETKKTVLEWPYKLLRRYGRDKMLFSIEAGRRCESGPGTFIFETRQSEEILRLTESAICQKKSLTVTGGRNSPHSPRSRSPRSPLPKCPESFTVLDAESNNSPDRESVYSNQAETLVTNIHALSNPVNMEPTNPIGLTESLYVKSADSLSSSKSTHSVPVGSANLIEPVYSNPADLIAGHESVYAQPADAIVSYHTVKLDQSGLQSGIPSYHESEPVYSDPADVIRFCPKPNSCVHVSQPPTFNNHKQQEPVYSEVYNVTQNSSKKLAQNIEEPVYSVPEFVTSRKAVQENEDDNSEQNKMPEEITAIYSKVMKPPKTTQPLQEKKQRQTPEIVCEDLGMI, from the exons ATGGACACTCACGGGAAACAAGGTGACGTTTACCTACAGCACCAGAGATGTGGTGAG AAGTGGAAGCGGTATTGGCTGGCCCTTCATCCAGCTAGTCGGCATGGCGTGGCACGGTTAGAATTGTCAGAGGCTGCTAAGGAACGTTCAGCTGTGGTGGTCAGACGGCATCCAGAGAGAAAAGTTGTCCGTCTGGACGACTGTGTGACTGTCGTCAAGCTGCCTCCTCATGCAGAGGCTTGTCCAGGGGAAAACATGGCTGCCTTTTGTGTGGAGACAGAAGACAAGAGGCTGGTGTTTGCAGCAGAGAAGGAAAGCTGTGGAGAATGGGTGAAGTTAATATGTAACATTGCCTTTCAG AAACACAGTAATAGTGGCACACACTGGGCCCCTCGCATGGAGGACAATCAGATCTACATGTCCAGAGAACAAC TGTGCAAGTTCAAAGTGGTTGTGTTGCAGACTGAGGCATCAGTTGGTTGTGGCCTGAAAGGACAGTACTGGCTGCAAGCTGATGAGGACATGTTGGTGCTTCAAGATCTGGAGACCAAGAAGacagttttggagtggccatatAAGCTGCTACGCCGCTATGGACGAGATAAG ATGCTGTTTTCAATAGAGGCTGGAAGACGCTGCGAGTCAGGCCCAGGAACCTTTATTTTTGAGACCAGGCAGAGTGAAGAGATACTCCGTCTTACTGAGTCAGCCATTTGCCAAAAGAAGAGCCTCACTGTTACTGGAGGCAGGAACTCACCACATTCTCCACGTTCTCGTTCTCCTCGCTCACCCTTGCCCAAATGCCCTGAAAGCTTCACTGTGCTAGATGCTGAGAGCAATAACAGCCCTGATCGCGAGAGTGTGTACTCTAATCAAGCTGAGACTCTTGTTACAAACATTCATGCTTTGTCAAATCCTGTAAATATGGAACCTACAAATCCAATTGGCTTAACTGAATCTTTGTATGTAAAATCTGCAGATTCTTTAAGCTCCTCTAAAAGCACACACTCAGTTCCTGTTGGCAGCGCTAACTTGATTGAGCCTGTGTATTCAAATCCTGCTGATTTAATTGCCGGACATGAATCTGTGTATGCACAGCCAGCAGATGCCATCGTATCCTATCATACTGTAAAGCTAGACCAATCTGGGCTACAGTCTGGCATTCCGTCTTATCATGAATCAGAACCAGTGTATTCTGACCCTGCTGATGTTATCCGCTTCTGCCCTAAACCTAACAGTTGTGTCCATGTCAGCCAACCTCCAACCTTCAACAATCACAAGCAACAAGAGCCTGTGTACTCTGAGGTGTATAATGTCACACAAAACTCAAGTAAAAAACTAGCCCAAAACATTGAGGAGCCGGTTTATAGTGTACCGGAGTTTGTTACATCCCGAAAAGCTGTTCAGGAAAACGAAGATGATAACtctgaacaaaacaaaatgccTGAGGAGATCACAGCCATCTACAGCAAAGTTATGAAACCACCAAAAACTACTCAACCTctgcaagaaaaaaaacaaagacaaacaccAGAGATTGTCTGTGAGGACCTTGGAATGATTTAG
- the si:ch211-89o9.4 gene encoding uncharacterized protein si:ch211-89o9.4, whose amino-acid sequence MKTTQQIIQNTGQRKRTSSSTSIKAGNTLAHAHEINTRPMPSSWMSSAFTSVPELFGTTQVALLKLAQLEAQLVLNLISNFAAGNHGGYGNPFVPLLLLQAVAMQRPPFLTMYQPQGVITLSHLLQRKNFNSVPNLPGTMLSSASPQKISSVIANKASGITLQGDFLAKEVIQEKILGLSLSSSKTTLPQPACGEPLVGSNNNHCGKNGSFKPESTNMTVPLNRHPPNVSKTWDSTQQAMLPFLPENLIKALASLGLSLEDLELLCHSPDNHLTTEMLPHFIQSMQQRKGANYIKQTSSESIMPGKVIEYGHASRDSSGQTESSRESSYSYGKHHAHGNQKIRHSKWKKSYPLPQSISPSSQSPALFSSNGHSCCLQTHSSNSSARYNPSDLSHEHFFPKSRALRQIRESTGRGSNSFLKRLQHGHAEDTKLRPCSIYFPSHSKCSIRHNFVTPDHNKTRNYATQKSLSSSHSRSTMSNTMRKGHRYPSFSSLKSGESGSESKPEATTESMNIQTPVTKKGVIRVSGILHDYPESELIKMTAPFGKPVEVLIATEVDMATHLEWKKALVILPTEFSAQEMVKVYSAIPLHMRQQSVELVSQIVDLSSPVSMFQAFVGPSTSNGLLTPLDNLLVVCNVPNQPCATTGVLRMLKPFGKVFRTLVFCGNKVDFDQCLWNNNCIQIVLEMESAAVALSVYEWSQKVPCLYHNHHLVFLRGTYIQKNISEVNSA is encoded by the exons CCTTGCACATGCCCATGAAATCAATACCAGGCCGATGCCTTCGTCTTGGATGAGCAGTGCTTTCACCAGTGTGCCAGAActatttggaacaacacaagttgCTCTGCTGAAACTCGCCCAACTTGAGGCTCAATTGGTCTTGAACCTGATTTCCAACTTTGCAGCTGGAAATCATGGTGGTTATGGGAACCCCTTTGTCCCTCTATTGCTCTTACAGGCTGTTGCCATGCAAAGACCCCCATTTCTGACCATGTATCAACCCCAAGGGGTTATTACACTTTCCCATCtattacaaagaaaaaacttTAATTCTGTACCAAACCTGCCTGGTACTATGTTGTCATCAGCCAGTCCTCAAAAAATTAGTTCAGTCATTGCTAATAAGGCGAGTGGGATCACATTGCAAGGTGACTTTCTAGCAAAAGAGGTCATTCAGGAGAAAATTCTAGGTCTCAGCTTGAGTAGTAGTAAAACAACATTGCCACAGCCAGCATGTGGGGAGCCTCTTGTTGGATCCAATAACAACCATTGCGGCAAAAATGGTTCCTTTAAACCAGAGTCTACGAATATGACAGTGCCTCTTAATAGACATCCTCCTAATGTTTCAAAGACTTGGGACTCTACGCAACAAGCAATGTTACCTTTTCTACCAGAAAACCTGATCAAAGCTTTAGCCAGCCTTGGCCTTTCTCTTGAGGACCTAGAATTACTCTGTCATAGCCCAGACAACCACCTAACAACAGAGATGCTCCCCCATTTTATACAAAGCATGCAACAGCGCAAAGGAGCAAATTATATCAAACAAACTTCATCTGAAAGCATCATGCCTGGCAAGGTCATTGAATATGGACATGCAAGCAGGGACTCCTCTGGTCAAACGGAATCATCCAGAGAGTCGTCATATTCTTATGGGAAGCATCATGCTCATGGGAACCAGAAGATTAGACACAGCAAATGGAAGAAAAGCTATCCTCTACCACAATCCATTTCTCCATCTTCCCAAAGTCCAGCTTTATTTAGTTCAAATGGACACTCCTGTTGCTTGCAGACCCATAGCTCCAATAGCTCTGCAAGATACAATCCATCTGATCTTAGTCATGAGCACTTCTTTCCCAAGTCTAGAGCTTTGAGACAAATAAGAGAATCAACAG GAAGAGGATCAAATTCCTTTCTTAAGCGGCTGCAACATGGGCATGCTGAGGATACCAAATTGAGACCTTGTTCCATCTATTTCCCCTCCCACTCGAAATGTAGCATAAGGCACAACTTTGTCACTCCGGATCATAATAAAACAAGAAACTATGCAACACAAAAGTCCTTGTCCTCTTCACATAGCAGATCCACCATGTCCAATACCATGAGAAAAGGTCATCGTTACCCCTCATTTTCATCTTTGAAGTCTGGAGAGTCTGGATCCGAATCAAAACCAGAAGCAACCACTGAATCcatgaacattcagacaccagtaACTAAG AAAGGTGTGATTCGTGTGTCTGGAATCCTTCATGATTACCCTGAGAGTGAATTGATCAAAATGACAGCTCCTTTTGGTAAGCCTGTTGAGGTTTTAATAGCAACTGAGGTTGACATGGCAACTCATCTAGAATGGAAGAAG GCTTTAGTGATTCTTCCAACTGAATTCTCAGCCCAGGAAATGGTGAAGGTTTACTCTGCTATCCCACTTCACATGAGACAGCAAAGTGTGGAGCTAGTGTCCCAAATTGTAGACCTCAGTTCACCT GTGTCAATGTTTCAAGCTTTTGTGGGGCCATCAACATCAAAT GGGTTGCTCACACCTTTAGACAATTTGCTGGTGGTATGCAATGTCCCTAACCAGCCATGCGCTACTACAGGAGTGCTACGAATGCTAAAACCTTTTGGAAAGGTTTTCCGAACTCTGGTGTTTTGTGGGAACAAG GTGGATTTTGACCAGTGCCTTTGGAACAATAACTGTATCCAGATTGTTTTAGAGATGGAATCTGCTGCTGTAGCTTTATCTGTGTATGAGTGGTCTCAAAAAGTTCCTTGTCTTTATCACAACCACCATCTTGTTTTCCTTAGAGGAACTTATATACAGAAAAATATATCTGAGGTAAATTCTGCTTAA
- the paip2b gene encoding polyadenylate-binding protein-interacting protein 2B gives MPEPADINSPEVAKTPGGGSGPGKDENVVNGPKEGDANPFAEYMWMENEEEYNRQVEEELLEQEFLERCFQEMLEEEDQDWFIPARDLPPGVGQIQQQLSGLSVSDGNAEDIARKSSLNPEAKEFVPGMKY, from the exons ATGCCTG AACCTGCTGATATTAACAGTCCGGAGGTAGCAAAGACACCAGGAGGAGGCAGCGGACCAGGGAAAGAtgagaatgttgtgaatggtCCCAAGGAGGGTGATGCCAACCCTTTTGCAGAGTACATGTGGATGGAGAACGAAGAGGAGTACAATAGACAG GTGGAGGAGGAACTCTTGGAGCAGGAGTTTCTTGAGCGCTGTTTCCAAGAGATGTTGGAGGAGGAGGATCAAGATTGGTTTATTCCTGCCAGAGACCTTCCCCCTGGAGTGGGGCAGATCCAACAACAGCTCAGCGGGCTGTCAGTCAGTGATGGAAATGCAGAAGACATTGCA CGCAAGAGCAGCTTGAACCCAGAGGCCAAGGAGTTTGTTCCAGGCATGAAATATTAG